Genomic window (Pseudomonas sp. L5B5):
GCAGAAAATCCAGCATCACGTTGCGACTTGAGTGACCGCCATCGATATGCAGCAAGGCGACCTTGGGCTCGAGGTTGTAGAAACGCTCTGCACTCAGCTCCGAAAGGCCACGGAGCACCAGTGCATTAGGCAGCATCAAGTCCTTGTAGTGACAGAACTCTTCAAACTGATTTGGCAGCGCGAACGGATCAATACCAATGATACGACGCTCGCGATTGCACACCTCATTCATCAGCATCAGTGACTTGCCCTTCCACACGCCGATTTCCACGACGTCACCCGACAACTCGGCAACCAGAAGAGACAGGTAACCCAAGAGGCGTACATCGTCATGGAACGACAACTCACGACGCTGCATGGCCTGCTCAGGCGGCAAACTGGCCTGCGCCTGCTCGAAATGCTGGCCGATCAACTCCCATACCTGCGCTACGCTGGCAGTCAATCCAGGATTGCTGGTGAAGTCATTAAGCTCTTGGATAGTAATCATGGTTTCTCTGATTATTTCGAACGACTGGCGGGAATGTGCTGAAAGCACACCGGAATTCAGGGCAGCGCCGATGGTACATCATCATTCATCAATTGAGCATCATGGCTCGACTCGGGCTGATTAGGCACTGTCTTACGGTGGGTAATGTGCACCGCAAGGAACAAGTATTGGCGTTGACGGGACGACATTTTCCGAACCTTCCAAGCCCGGGCGACTGCTGGTACGCCGCTTCCTCATGTCGCCGAGACACTGGGCATCGCTGAAAACCCGTTGGCCAACGGCAAACACCAGTACCAACGGCAAGATTTCATTGCGCACACAGCCCAGGAGACACGGCCAAGGCCCAAACCGCCGATACAACCCCCGTCCACCCTAAAGCTGCCCCGATCAGACGCTCAGAAACGAAAAAGCCCCCGTAATCTTCAACGATTACGGGGGCTTAGTCTTGTTCAATAATGGCGGAGAGATAGGGATTCGAACCCTAGGTACCGGTGAAGGTACAACGGATTTCGAATCCGTCCCATTCGGCCACTCTGGCATCTCTCCAACGGCGCGCATCATAACAGCACCTTTGCCCGAAGCGAAGCCCCCAAGCAAAATTTTTCCGTGCTATCAGATGCTTGCGTCGATTACAGCGGTACGCCGAGGCGCTGGGCCACTTCTTCGTAGGCTTCGATCACATCGCCGAGGCCCTGACGGAAGCGGTCCTTGTCCATCTTCTTCTTGGTGTCCTTGTCCCACAGACGGCAGCCGTCCGGGCTGAACTCGTCACCCAGGACGATGGAACCGTCACTGAACACACCGAATTCCAGCTTGAAGTCCACCAGCAGCAGGCCAGCGTCATCGAACAGCTTGCTCAGGACTTCGTTGACCTTCAGCGACAGTTCTTTCATCCGCGCCAATTGCTCGACGGTGCCCCAGCCGAATGCCACCACGTGGGATTCGTTGATGAACGGGTC
Coding sequences:
- a CDS encoding class I SAM-dependent methyltransferase; amino-acid sequence: MITIQELNDFTSNPGLTASVAQVWELIGQHFEQAQASLPPEQAMQRRELSFHDDVRLLGYLSLLVAELSGDVVEIGVWKGKSLMLMNEVCNRERRIIGIDPFALPNQFEEFCHYKDLMLPNALVLRGLSELSAERFYNLEPKVALLHIDGGHSSRNVMLDFLLYSPSVVPGGFIVFDDYRDFQHSPDVGPTVDLLRATGFFRGFNVLGSVHGFESSYVLQRM